A genome region from Microtus ochrogaster isolate Prairie Vole_2 chromosome 1, MicOch1.0, whole genome shotgun sequence includes the following:
- the Pcnx4 gene encoding pecanex-like protein 4 → MGSMSPDVPLLNDYKQDFLLKRFPQTVLGGPRLKLGYCAPPYIYVNQIVLFLMPWALGGTGTLLYQLDILRDYSAAALSGGLMVITASVIQLTSLYAKNRSVVVKRVITRDILAEEDEHEFTSCAGAETVKFLIPGKKYVANTVFHSILAGLVCGLGTWYLLPNRITLLYGSPGATAALFVFGWITLCIGEYSLIVNTATEPATFQTQDTYEITPLMRPLYIFFFVSVDLAHRFIINTAALEQMNQILHILFVLLPFLWALGALPPPDALFFWAVEQVLEFGLGGSPMSTHLRLLVMFFVSAGTPIVSYFIPSTVGVVLFMTGLGFLLSLNLSDLSLAFRHRVGNGCEAFPGYCGSGFRRKECLLGVAMLGVALLEAGLLHHYSGFSPISESSAQSIVGYVLMALLSILWILRETQSIYVFGIFQNPFYPKDVQAVSLFFKKQKKLLKVGVVRWILLTLVSPLAMVAFLALDSSLHGLHSVSVSVGFSRAFRTVWQNTENALLETVIVSAVHVVSDTDSWWNRSLDTGTRLLLIGIMRDRLLQFLTKLQFAMTVLLASWTEKKQHRRTTTTLCVLNAVFAPFVLVIIVLSALLSAPLLPLFTLPVFLVGFPRPVQSWPEAVGSTACVCTDTVFYHQMIPSLTASLQDAMAAGSLGLLLPGSHYLGRFEDRLIWIMVLERGYPYCCVNVKGLELQETSCHTAEAQRVDEVFGSAFQQEGPQINEHLGNVLTPCTVLPVKLYSDARSVLSGIIDSHENLKEFKGDLVKVLVWVLMQYCSKRPSTRENSHQTEKTSGALPVALPALNTPPCPKSLEDSDSLNSDTFHDWSDDNIFDDEPGIKNRKEKLQLKDLAGTNLPIPGSVDSQGADDHSSSTGPKNDLYRTVLLGFPAVDKGQREDVAYIPLVEFSCSQSHLLSLPEEWRSNCTPHSRIREASPLFPEDWYQFVLRQLECFHSEKSSVLEDIAKDKALKALYVHTVMACYIGLFGIDNVAPSPGQIVRVYNGGLPCSGALDWLSEKPDLFQLVRKAFRYTLKLMVDKASLGPIEDFKELTNYLSEYERDWYIGLVSEEQWREAILGEKPCLFSLGYESSMGVYTARVLVLQELPVHIGKLNAEAVRGQWANLSWELLYATNDDEERYSIQAHPLLLRNLTVQAADPPLGYPIFSSKPLPIHLC, encoded by the exons ATGGGAAGTATGAGTCCAGATGTTCCTCTACTAAATGATTACAAACAGGACTTCCTGCTGAAGCGCTTTCCACAGACTGTTCTTGGAGGCCCTCGACTCAAATTAGGCTATTGCGCCCCTCCTTACATATATGTTAATCAGATTGTCCTCTTCCTGATGCCATGGGCCTTAGGTGGAACAGGAACACTTTTGTACCAACTGGACATCCTGAGAGACTACTCGGCAGCGGCTCTCTCAGGAGGACTCATGGTAATCACTGCATCTGTCATCCAGCTCACAAGTTTGTACGCCAAGAACAGATCTGTGGTGGTCAAAAGGGTGATAACCAGGGATATCCTAGCAGAGGAGGACGAACACGAATTTACAAGCTGTGCTGGCGCTGAGACTGTGAAGTTTCTGATTCCTGGAAAAAAATACGTCGCCAATACAGTTTTTCATTCTATCCTTGCTGGGTTGGTATGTGGTCTTGGAACATGGTATCTGCTCCCAAACAGAATAACCTTGCTGTATGGCAGCCCAGGGGCGACTGCTGCGCTTTTTGTCTTTGGGTGGATAACACTTTGCATAGGAGAATATTCGCTGATTGTAAACACGGCCACAGAGCCTGCAACATTTCAGACCCAGGATACTTACGAAATCACTCCTCTCATGCGACcactttacattttcttctttgtttcagtGGACCTTGCACACAG GTTTATTATAAATACAGCAGCTCTAGAGCAAATGAATCAGATTTTGCACATCTTGTTTGTGTTACTGCCTTTCCTGTGGGCACTTGGGGCTCTGCCGCCCCCTGACGCGCTTTTCTTTTGGGCAGTGGAGCAGGTTTTAGAGTTTGGTCTCGGAGGCTCACCCATGTCGACTCACCTACG GCTATTGGTAATGTTCTTCGTCTCTGCCGGAACACCCATTGTGTCCTACTTCATCCCCAGCACCGTTGGTGTGGTTCTTTTCATGACTGGACTTGGGTTCTTACTGAGTCTTAACCTAAGTGACCTGAGTTTGGCCTTCAGGCACAGAGTGGGAAACGGTTGTGAGGCTTTCCCAGGCTACTGTGGATCTGGGTTCCGGAGGAAGGAATGCCTGCTGGGCGTGGCTATGCTGGGCGTGGCTCTCCTGGAGGCGGGACTGCTGCATCATTATTCTGGCTTCTCACCCATTTCTGAAAGCAGCGCTCAGTCCATCGTGGGCTATGTTTTGATGGCGCTACTTTCAATACTGTGGATactgagagaaactcaaagcatctacgtctttggaattttccaaaaCCCTTTTTATCCGAAGGATGTACAAGCTGTGTCTTTATtcttcaagaaacaaaagaagctcCTGAAGGTTGGGGTTGTCAGATGGATCTTGCTAACTCTAG TATCACCTTTGGCTATGGTGGCCTTCCTCGCACTGGACAGCTCCTTACATGGGCTacactctgtgtctgtctccgtTGGATTCAGCAGGGCCTTCAGAACG GTGTGGCAGAACACAGAAAATGCTTTGCTAGAGACTGTGATCGTATCGGCAGTGCACGTGGTGTCCGACACAGACAGCTGGTGGAACAGGAGCCTTGATACGGGAACTAGACTGCTATTG ATTGGTATCATGCGGGACCGTTTGCTTCAGTTCCTCACTAAATTGCAGTTTGCAATGACGGTGCTTCTGGCATCgtggacagaaaaaaaacagcacaggAGAACAACCACCACTCTGTGTGTCCTTAACGCTGTGTTCGCGCCCTTTGTGTTGGTTATCATAGTCCTTTCAGCTCTCCTGTCTGCTCCTCTACTGCCCCTCTTCACCCTTCCTGTTTTCTTGGTGGGGTTTCCTCGCCCAGTTCAGAGCTGGCCAGAAGCAGTGGGCAGCACagcttgtgtgtgcacagacacagtgTTCTACCACCAGATGATCCCCAGCTTGACCGCAAGTCTGCAGGATGCAATGGCAGCAGGAAGTTTGG GTCTCCTCCTCCCTGGCTCTCATTACTTGGGCCGTTTTGAGGATCGTCTAATATGGATAATGGTCTTAGAGCGTGGCTATCCTTACTGCTGTGTTAATGTGAAG ggGTTAGAATTACAGGAAACATCTTGCCACACTGCTGAAGCCCAGAGAGTGGACGAAGTGTTTGGAAGTGCTTTTCAGCAAGAAGGCCCACAAATTAATGAGCACTTGGGCAATGTCCTGACCCCGTGTACCGTTCTGCCTGTGAAGCTGTACTCTGATGCCAGGAGTGTCCTATCTGGCATCATTGATTCTCATGAAAACTTGAAGGAATTCAAAGGTGACCTTGTTAAAGTGCTCGTGTGGGTGCTTATGCAGTACTGTTCTAAAAGGCCCAGCACGCGGGAGAATAGTCACCAAACTGAAAAGACCAGCGGAGCCTTACCAGTGGCCCTGCCTGCCTTGAACACTCCACCATGCCCAAAATCCCTGGAAGACTCAGACAGTTTAAATTCAGACACTTTCCATGACTGGTCTGATGATAATATTTTTGATGATGAACCAGgtatcaaaaacagaaaagaaaaacttcagctCAAAGATCTAGCAGGTACAAATTTGCCTATTCCAGGGTCAGTAGACTCCCAGGGTGCAGATGATCATTCTTCAAGCACAGGTCCCAAAAATGATCTTTATAGGACGGTTTTACTGGGCTTCCCTGCTGTCGACAAGGGCCAGCGAGAAGACGTGGCATACATCCCTCTCGTGGAGTTCAGTTGTTCGCAGTCGCACTTGCTAAGTTTACCTGAAGAATGGAGATCTAACTGTACACCACACTCCAGAATAAGGGAGGCAAGCCCCTTGTTTCCAGAAGACTGGTATCAGTTTGTTTTAAGGCAATTGGAATGCTTTCACTCAGAAAAGTCAAGTGTGCTGGAAGACATCGCAAAGGATAAAGCTCTAAAGGCCTTGTATGTCCATACAGTGATGGCGTGCTATATTGGTCTGTTTGGAATAGACAACGTGGCACCTAGTCCTGGACAGATAGTAAGAGTCTACAATGGTGGCTTACCCTGCTCTGGTGCCTTGGATTGGCTCTCAGAAAAGCCAGATCTGTTCCAGCTAGTTCGGAAAGCATTCAG GTATACACTGAAACTAATGGTTGATAAAGCAAGTTTGGGTCCAATAGAAGACTTTAAAGAACTGACCAACTACCTCAGCGAGTACGAGAGGGACTGGTACATCGGCTTGGTATCTGAGGAGCAGTGGAGGGAAGCGATTCTAGGAGAAAAGCCATGCTTGTTTTCCCTGGGCTATGAGTCTAGTATG GGCGTTTACACTGCGAGGGTCCTGGTGCTTCAGGAGCTCCCGGTCCACATTGGGAAGCTGAATGCTGAGGCTGTTCGAGGTCAGTGGGCCAATCTCTCATGGGAACTGCTTTATGCCACCAACGATGATGAAGAGCGTTACAGTATCCAAGCCCACCCACTCCTTTTGAGGAACCTCACCGTTCAAGCCGCTGACCCTCCCTTGGGATATCCAATTTTCTCTTCAAAACCTCTCCCTATACATTTGTGTTAG